The DNA sequence GACACCAGCGCCGCCTTGCCGATCGCGCTCGCCACCGTGCGGCGGCTGCCGACGGCCCGGGCCGCCTCTTCGTCCGCCCAGCGTTCCGCGGTGTACGACACCGCCGTGCGCAGCGGGCGCAGGAACGGATTGGCCCGCGCGGCCAGTTGGACGGCGAGCAGGAAACGGTGGTGCCGCGCGGCCAGATGGGCCCGTTCGTGGGCGAACAGCGCCCGGCGTTCGGCGGGTTCGAGACGGTCCAGCAGCCCCGTGGTGACCACCACCCGGTCCCGCCGGCCACCCGGCAGCGCGTAGGCATACGGCATCTCGTCGGGGAGTACGACCACACCGGTACCCGGCAGCCCGGCGAGCGCCCGGTGGGCGTGGCGGCGGACCCGGCCGTGCCGCCACAGTGTCCGGCCGCAGGCCACAACCACCGCGCACAGCGCCGGAATGGCGGCCTTGCCGACGATCTCGTCGTACGGCACGGCTGCTCGCACCTCGGGGTCCGACCAGCCGTCGGGCAGCGGGTTGCCGGGCAGTTGGGCGGTGCCGACCACCATCGCCAGGCCCAGGCACACCGTGCTGCACACCGCCATGACGGCGGCGACGGCGGTGAGCAGCCTTGTCGCGGTGCGGGGATGCAGGTGCTGCTCGGCGAGGCGGGCGATCGGCCATGCCGTGAGCGGCAGGACGAGCGGGAGAAAGACGAAGACCCCCATGAGGTGTCAGTTGTCCCCTTCGCTCCGGGACCCGCCCGGTTCGCTCCGGGACTGGCCGAGCAGTTCACGCAGCAGCCGCTCGTCGTCCGGCCGCAGACCGGTGACGAAGCTGGCGAGCACGGCCCCGCGGTCGCTCTCGGCGTCCAGCACCCTGCGCATCCTGTGCGCCGCGAGGCCCGCCTCGTCCGAGGCCGACGTCCACGCGAAGGAGCGGCCCGCACGCTCCCGGGTCACCGCGCCCTTGGCCAGCAGACGGGTCAGGATCGTGATCACCGTCGTATAGGCGAGATCCCCGCCGAGCCGTTCCTGCACCCAGCCGGCCGTCGCCGGACCGTCCGCCTCCCGCAGCGCCGACAGGACCAGCGCCTCCAGCTCGCCCTGTCCCCGGCGCCGGGAACGCTGCCGGTCATCCGCCATGCCCTGTCTCCCTTCCGCTGACCTGCGCGTCATGTGCGATACATCGAGCGGTACATCGTAAGGAAAACAGAGGCGGCCTTCCATTCCTTCTACAGTGATGTAGATTTCAGAGGGACCGCAATCAGCGCAATCACCTCACGCGAAGGGGAGAGCATCAGTGGGAGTTTCCCTGTCCAAGGGCGGCAACGTCTCGCTCAGCAAGGAGGCGCCGGGCCTGACCGCCGTCCTGGTCGGACTGGGCTGGGACGTGCGCACGACCACCGGCACCGACTACGACCTCGACGCCTCCGCCCTGCTGCTGAACGCCTCCGGCAAGGTCCCGTCCGACCGGCACTTCGTCTTCTACAACAACCTCACCAGCCCGGACGGTTCCGTGGAGCACACCGGTGACAACCTCACCGGTGAGGGCGAGGGCGACGACGAGTCCGTCAAGGTCGAGCTGGCGGCCGTGCCCGCCGACGTCGACCGGATCGTGTTCCCGGTCTCCATCCACGACGCCGAGAACCGCGGCCAGAGCTTCGGCCAGGTCCGCAACGCCTTCATCCGCATCGTCAACCAGGCCGGTGGGGCCGAGATCGCACGCTACGACCTGTCCGAGGACGCCTCGACCGAGACGGCCATGGTGTTCGGCGAGTTGTACCGACACGGCGCCGAGTGGAAGTTCCGAGCGGTCGGACAGGGTTACGCCTCCGGACTCGCCGGGATCGCCGCCGACTTCGGTGTCGACGTCTGACAGCGGGGCCCAGCTCGCCCGTGGGACGCTACTCACACCTGCTCCACCTGCGCCAACACGTCACCCAGCTCACCAGAAGGACGGGAACCTCATGTTCGGACTGAGCGAACTCGTGATCATCCTCCTCGTCGTCATCGCCGTCCTCTGCGCGAAGAAGCTTCCCGAACTCGCCCGTTCGGCGGGCAAGTCGGCGCGCATCCTCAAGTCCGAGGCCAGGGCGATGAAGGACGAGGACGCTCCGGGGGCGCCTCGGGTGATTCCGGGGGAGACCGTCGCCCCGGAGGGGCCGAGGCCGCAGAGCTCGGGTGCGCCGTAGGGCAGAGCGTCACGAGCCAGCGCCACGAGATTGCGAAGGGCTCCCACAAGTCATGTTCTTGTGGGAGCCCTTCATCGTGCTGCCTGCCGGTGAAGGTTGAGAAGACGATCACGAGCAGGACATCCGCGGCGTGTTACGGCGTCACGGCGCGAGAAGCAGACTGTTGCCGCGCTCCTTGGCGGCGGCGTAACGCTTGGCCACGTCCTGCCAGTTGACGACCTGCCACATGGCCTCGATGAAGTCGACCTTCTGGTTCCGGTACTGGAGGTAGAAGGCGTGCTCCCAGGCGTCGAACACCAGGATCGGCGTCGAACCCTGGCCGATGTTGCCCTGGTGGTCGTAGACCTGCTCGACGATGAGGCGGCCGCTGAGTGGCTCGTAGGCGAGCACACCCCAGCCGGAACCCTGGGTCGTGGCCGACGCCTTGGAAAGCTGGGCCTTGAAGTTCGCGAAGGACCCGAAGGACTCTGCGATGGCGTCCGCGAGTTCGCCCACGCCGTCCTTCTCCAGCGGCTCGCCGCCGCCCTCGCCCGTCATGTTGTGCCAGTAGATCGAGTGCAGGATGTGGCCGGAGAGATGGAAGGCCAGATTCTTCTCCAGGCCGTTGATCGAGCCCCACGACTCCTTGTCCCGCGCCTCGGCGAGCTGCTCCAGCGTGTCGTTCGCGCCCTTCACGTACGCCGCGTGGTGCTTGTCGTGGTGCAGTTCGATGATCTCGGGGCTGATGACCGGGGCGAGCGACGCGTAGTCGTACGGAAGCTCCGGGAGCGTGTAAACCGCCATGTCCAACGTCCTCCGACATTATTGCGAATGATATGCAGCTGCACGTTAACAGTAAGAGCGACAACTTTTCGATCAGGCGTTGGGCCTAGGACCTGGGCCGTGTCGCAGCGCGGTGTCACTGCTGCCCGAGCCCGGTTGCGCGGGCGGCGCCAGGCCGGCCGTCCACTTCTCCTCGATGCGGCCGGCCTTCCACACCACCAGGGCCAACGCCCACGTGGCGAAGAACAGGCCGACGATGACGTAACCGATGACGTTCAGGTCGAGGCCGGACACCCAGTCCCAGAACGGGCCGTGCAGGTCCGCCTGCTCGGCGATCAGGCCCAGCAGCTCGACAGTGCCGATGATGAGGGCGACGGCGACCGACAGGCCCGTGATGGTGAGGTTGTAGTAGACCTTGCGGACCGGCTTGGAGAACGCCCAGCCGTAGGCGAAGTTCATGAACGAGCCGTCGATGGTGTCGAGCAGCGACATGCCGGCCGCGAACAGGAGCGGCAGGCACAGGATGGCGTACCACGGCAGCCCGGATGCCGCGCCCGAGCCGGCGAGGACGAGGAGTGCGATCTCGGTCGCGGTGTCGAAGCCGAGGCCGAAGAGCATGCCCAGGGGATACATCTGCCAGGGCTTGGTGATCGACTTGATCAGGCGGACGAGGAGGCGGTTCATGAAGCCCCGGTTGTTGAGCTGGTCTTCGAGGGCGGCCTCGTCGAAGTGGCCGGTGCGCATCCGCCGGAAGACCTTCCAGACGCCGGCCATGATCACGATGTTGATGACCGCGATGAGGTAGAGGAACGTCCCCGAGACCGTCGTACCGATCCAGCCCGTCACGCTGTGCAGCGCCGAGTCGTCGTTCTGCACCGGGTCGGCCAACGCCTTGACGCCCAGGGAGAGCAGGAGGGCGAGGGCGAAGACGATCGAGGAGTGGCCGAGGGAGAACCAGAAGCCCACCGACAGTGGCCGCTGCCCCTCGCTCATCAGCTTGCGGGTGGTGTTGTCGATGGCGGCGATGTGGTCGGCGTCGAAGGCGTGCCGCATGCCGAGGGTGTAGGCGGTGACGCCGATGCCGATACCGAAGGTCTTGCTGCCCAGGCTGTAGTGCTCGGGGGCGACGACCACCACGAGTGTGAACCAGCCGATGACGTGGAGCACCAGGATGAACGCGGCCATTCCGCCGAGGTTCGCCCACTCCTTGCGGGTCATGGACGTAACGATGCGGTGCCACGAGGAAGTCATGGAGGTGGGGGCCTTACTGCTGGTCGGATGGCTGTTCTCAGCCGCGCGGCCCAGGCTTCTGCCCATCACTTGCAAGAACAACGCAGGGGCGGCAAAGCCCGCGTCAGGATTTCCTTATTGCACATTGCTTGCAATAGCATTAGTCGCGCAGAAAGGGGTGATCCGGTATGGGGCGCAAGGCATCTCCGATCGTGCTGGGCATCGAGTCGTCCTGCGACGAGACGGGCGCGGGTCTCGTCCAGGACGGCCGGCTGCTCGGCCATGCCATCGCGTCGAGCATGGACGAACACGCCCGCTACGGCGGTGTCGTGCCCGAGATCGCCGCCCGCGCCCATGTGCATGCGGTACGACCGGTGGTCCAGCAGGCCCTGGACGGTGCCGGGTTGCGGCTCTGCGACATCGGCGCGGTCGCCGTCACCACCGGACCGGGCCTGTCGGGCGCGCTCCAGGTGGGGCTGGCCGGGGCGAAGGGCATCGCGTACGCGCTCGGTGTCCCCCTGTACGGCGTGCACCACCTCGCCGGCCATGTCGCCGCCGACACCCTGGAACACGGGCCGTTGCCCGATCCCTGCATGGTGCTGATCGTCTCGGGCGGCCACACTTCGCTGCTCCTCGTCCGCGACCTGGCCCGCGATCCGATCGTCCATCTCGGCGACACCCTCGACGACGCGGCCGGGGAGTGCTTCGACAAGGTGGCGCGGGTTTTCGGGCTGCCGTATCCGGGCGGTCCGGCCATCGACCGGGCAGCGCGCGTGGGGGATCCGCGCGCTGTCCCCTTCCCGCGCCCGCTGACCGGCCCGCGCGACGAACCGTACGACTTCTCCTTCTCCGGGCTGAAGACGGCTGCCGCGCGGTGGGCGGAGGGGCACGCGGGCCCTGAACTGCCCGTCGCCGGCGGCGCGGCGTCGCTGCAGGAGGCCATCGCCGACGTACTGACCCGCAAGGCGGTGGCGGCCTGCGTCGAGCATGGTGTGGGCACCCTGGTCGTGGTCGGCGGGGTTGCCGCGAACTCCCGTGTCCGTTCCCTGGCCGAGGAGCGCTGCCGCGCCGCGGGTGTCAAACTGCGCGTGCCGCCCCTGCGGTTGTGCACGGACAACGGCGCGATGATCGCCGCCGTCGGCGACCTCCTCGTGCGTGCCGGAGCCGGACCGGCCCCGCTGGACGTGTCGATCGATCCGTCGGCGCCGCTTGAGTACGCGGCCCTGCACCCTGTGGCGGCCATCGCCAAGGCGGTGGCCGCCTGATGAACCCTGTCGTCCGGGTCTTCAAGGGCGCCGATCTCCTCGCCCACTCCGCCGCGCTGCGCGCCGTCTATCTCGACGCCTTCAGTGGCCCACCATGGAACGAGGGCGAGGAATACGCGGTCGAGTTCGCCAAGCGGCTCACGCTGGACGTCCGCCGTCCCGGTTTCACCGCCGCGCTCGCCCTCGCCGGCCAGGAGGCCCTCGGCTTCGCCACCGCCTGGACCACCCCCAACCCCCTCCCCACCGACCGCTGCTACCCGCAGGCCGCCGCCGGGCTCGGCCCCGACCGCAGCGTCGACTGGCTGTGCGGGGCCCGCGAGGTGGACGAACTCGCCGTCCGCGGCGCCACCCGGGGCACCGGCCTCGCCGCCGACCTGCTGGAAGCGGTCACCGCGGACGCCCCCGAAGGCCGCTCCTGGCTGCTCACCTCCGTCCGGTCGGGGCGAGCCATGTCCTTCTACCGCCGCCACGGCTGGACGCAGGCCACCCACCCCTCCCCCGACGGCACGGGCATCGTCGTCTTCCTGAGCCCTCGTCACCCCGCCCGGTCCCAGGCTGCCCCACCCCTGACGCAAGCGTCGTCGTCCCCGGCATCGAGGAGGCCGTCGGCCGCATCACCCGGTACGGCTCCTCCTGCCGGCTGAACGGCAACGCCCGGGCCGGTCACGCCCGCCTGTCGTTCTCAGCCTCGACCGGATACGGCACGAACGTGCTGCTGTGCTCGTCGACGGCGAGTGCCCTGCCCAGCGGAGGAGCCGCCCGCTGAGGACAGTCGAGACGCTCGCAGACGCGGCAGCCCATCCCGATCGGGGTCGCCGCGGAGGCGTTGGTGAGATCGAGGCCGTCGGAGTAGACGAGGCGGTGGGCGTGGCGGATCTCGCAGCCGAGCCCGATGGCATACGTCCTGCCGGGCTCGCCCCAGCCGCCTCGGTGCCGGGTGACAGCGCGGGCGGTCCACAAGTAGCGCTGCCCGTCCGGCATTTCGGCGATCTGAACGTGGATGCGACCGGGGGCGGCGAACGCCTCGTAGACGTTCCACAAGGGGCAGGTGCCGCCGGCCCGGGAGAAGTGGAAGCCGGTGGCCGACTGGCGTTTGGACATGTTCCCGGCACGGTCGACACGCACGAAGGAGAAGGGCACACCGCGCAGTCGGGGTCGTTGGAGGGTGCTCAGGCGGTGGCAGACGGTCTCATAGCCGAGGCCGTAGCGGTCGGTGAGGCGCTCGATGTCGTAGCGGAACTCCTCGGCCGCCGTGTGGAAGGCGGTGTACGGCAGGATCAGCGCGGCCGCGAAGTAGTTGGCGATGCCGATGCGGGCCAGGGCGTGGGCGGGTGAGCCGGGCGGAAAGTCCTCGGCGGCCTGACGGTCGACGTCGCCGTATTCGAGGAGCGCCAGTTGCGTGGCCATGCGGAACGCTCGCTGGCCGGGGCGCAGGCGGGTCGACAGGTGGAGGGTGCGGGTCGCCGCGTCGAAGTGGTGCAGCCGGTCGCCGGTCCCTGCGGCCGGGCGGACGTCGTGCGCGTCGGCCAGTCTCGCCGTGAGGGCGCCGACGACCTCGCCGGGCCGGATGCCGATCTCGTCGGCGAGGCGTTCGGCCGCGAGGTCGGTGTCGTGCAGGTAGTTCTGGCGGCGGTAGAAGAAGTCCCGGATCTCCTCGTGGGGTGAGCGCGGTGTCTCGACGGCGGTGTCCCGGCCGTCGGCCGCTCCCGCGAGCCGCTCGGACAGGAGCTGGTTGCGGCGGCCCAGGTCGAGGAGGACCCGCGCGACCGCGGGCATGCGGGAGGCGAGTTCGGCGAGGTCGGACGGGGAGACGCGGGCTTCGGCGATCTCACCGGTGAGCGCCTCGCGCAGGTCGGCCACCAGACGGGTCGTGTCGCGCTCGGAGAAGAAGTTCGGGTCCAGTCCGAAGGTCTCGGTCAGCCGGAGCAGGACGGGGACGGTGAGCGGGCGGGAGTCGTGCTCCATCTGGTTCAGATAGCTGGGCGAGATGGCGAGGACCCGGGCCAGTTCGGCCTGGCTCATCCGGCGCTCCTCACGGAGCCTGCGCAGCCGTGCCCCCGCATAGGTCTTGCTCACCGCGTGCGTTCCTCCATGTCAGGGACCGGCTGAGACCAGGTCAGGGTACGCCGGCCAGAGCACCTCGCGTCCTTCGCAAAGTTGGCAAACAGCGGCCAGAAGATTCGCAAAGCTTGGCAGGCTTCCATGGTTGGCGGCACTGAGTGCCAGTGCCAGAGTGTGAGTGCGGCCCACCGGACCCGGCAGGCTCCGCCCGGAACCGGGGCGCGATTCATGCCCTGACGTCGGAGATCCCGGCAGGACGGCAGCCCGTACCGGCAGCATTGCTCACCTTCGCCCTTCGGGGTGACGGCGGGCCGCACCTCTTGATGAGACACGCAGTGCCACTCGTGCGGAGCGCAGCACACGATTGGCAGACGCAACAGACCGAGGAGACGGTGACAGTCATGGCAGAGGCGAGGACGCAGGCGGCCGAGGAGCTCGCACGGCGCTGGGCCACCGACCCTAGGTGGCAGGGCATCGAGCGCACCTACAGCGCCGAGGACGTCGTACGGCTGTCCGGCAGTGTCCGCGAGGAGCAGACGCTGGCCCGGCGCGGGGCCGAGCGGCTGTGGCGTCAACTGCACGAGCAGGACTACATCCACGCGCTCGGCGCGCTGACCGGGGGCAGGCGGTGCAGCAGGTCAAGGCCGGCCTCCAGGCGATCTACCTGTCCGGCTGGCAGGTCGCCGCCGACGCCAACCAGGCCGGGCACACCTACCCCGACCAGAGCCTCTACCCGGCCAACTCCGTTCCGCAGGTGGTGCGTCGGATCAACAACGCGCTGCTGCGCGCCGACCAGATCGCCACCGCGGAGGGCGCGGGCGACACCACGGACTGGCTGGCGCCGATCGTGGCCGACGCGGAGGCCGGCTTCGGCGGCCCGCTCAACGCATTCGAGCTGACCAAGGCGATGATCGCGGCGGGCGCGGCCGGCATCCACTACGAGGACCAGCTCGCCTCCGAGAAGAAGTGCGGCCACCTCGGCGGCAAGGTCCTCGTCCCGACCTCGCAGCACATCCGCACCCTCAACGCGGCCCGTCTGGCGGCGGACATCGCCGACGTGCCGACCGTCATCGTCGCCCGCACCGACGCTCTCGCCGCCAACCTCCTCACCAGTGATGTCGACGAGCGCGACGCCGAGTTCGTCACCGGCGAGCGGACGGCGGAGGGCTTCTACCGGGTGCGGGGCGGCATGGCGCCGGTCATCGCACGCGGTCTGGCCTACGCGCCGTACGCCGATCTGATCTGGGTGGAGACGGGCACCCCGGATCTGGAGCAGGCCCGCGAGTTCGCCGAGGCGATCCACGCCCGGTACCCGGACCGGATGCTGGCGTACAACTGCTCGCCGTCCTTCAACTGGAAGGCCGCGCTGGACGACGACCAGATCGCCAAGTTCCAGCGTGAACTGGGCGCGATGGGCTACAAGTTCCAGTTCATCACGCTGGCCGGCTTCCACTCCCTGAACCACGGCATGTTCGACCTCGCCCGTGGCTACGCCGAGCACGGCATGACCGCCTACGTCGACCTGCAGGAGAAGGAGTTCGCCGCGCAGGCCCACGGTTTCACCGCCGTCAAGCACCAGCGCGAGGTCGGTACGGGGTACTTCGACCTGGTGTCGACGGCGGTCAATCCCGCGTCGTCCACGACCGCGCTGGCCGGGTCCACGGAGGAAGAGCAGTTCCACTAGGCCGCCGGGCCGCACTTGTCGAGCGGAGGGGCGGGCGTCCGTCCCCGTCCAGCCCCTCCGCTCCCACCCCTCAGGAGACCCGATGTCCACCACCGCACTGACCCACCATGTCCGCGTCCTCGCCGGTCCGGGCCACCGTCACGACGAGATCCTCACGCCTGCCGCCCTCGACTTCGTGGGCCGGCTCGCTGCGGAGTTCGGCGAACGCCGCCGGGAACTCATGAAGGAGCGCCGCAGGCTGGCGCTGCGGCTGGCGTCGGGCTCACCGCTCGGCTTCCCCCTGGTCACCTCCGCCGTCCGCGCCGACCCGGCCTGGCGCGTCGCACCGCCCGCACCCGGCCTGACCGACCGCCGCGTCGAGATCACCGGCCCGCCGGACCGCCGGATGGCGGTCAACGCGCTCAACTCCGGCGCCGAGGTCTGGATGGCGGACTTCGAGGACGCCACCGCTCCCCTCTGGGACAACGTCATCGGCGGCCAGCTCAACCTGCTCGACGCCGTCGAGCGCCGTTTCGACTTCACCACGGCGGAGGGCACGGAATACCGGCTCGGCGAGAGCGACCGGCTCGCCACCGTCATGGTCCGCCCGCGCGGCTGGCATCTCGACGAGGAGCACCTGGAGTCGGACGGGCGGCCCGTGCCCGCCGCCCTGGTCGACTTCGGCCTGTACTTCTTCCACTGCGCCCAGCGCCAGATCGACGCCGGGTACGGTCCGTACTTCTACCTGCCGAAGCTGGAGAACCGCTACGAGGCACGTCTGTGGAACGACGTCTTCGTCCTCGCCCAGGAACTGCTCGGTATCCCACGCGGCACGATCCGCGCCACGGTCCTCATCGAGACGATCACCGCCGCGTTCGAGATGGAGGAGATCCTCTACGAACTGCGTGAGCACAGCGCGGGACTCAACGCGGGTCGCTGGGACTACCTGTTCAGCCTGATCAAGACCTTCGGTCACCGCACCGACTTCCTCCTCCCCGACCGGGCCAAGGTGACGATGAGCGCCCCCTTCATGCGGGCGTACACCGAACTCCTCGTGCGCACCTGCCACCGTCGCGGCGCGCACGCCATCGGCGGCATGGCCGCCCACGTGCCCGGCAAGGACCCGGACACGAACGAGGCCGCGCTCGCCAAGGTCCGGCTCGACAAGGAGCGCGAGGCGGAGGACGGCTTCGACGGCTCCTGGGTGGCTCACCCCGGGCTGGTCCCCGCCTGCCGCGAGGTCTTCGACGGTGTCCTCGGCGAACGGCCCCACCAACTCGACCGTACCCGCGACGACGTCGAGGTGACCGCGGCCGACCTGCTGTCGGTGCGAAGGATCAGCGGGCCGCCGACCGCGGAGGGTGTCCGCAGCAACATCGCCGTCGCGCTGCGCTACTTCGCCGCCTGGCTGCGCGGGCAGGGCGCCGTCGCCCTGTACGGCCTGATGGAGGACGCGGCCACCGCCGAGATCGCCCGCGTGCAGATCTGGCAGTGGCTCCGGCACCGGGTCGTCGACCGGGAGACGGTGCTGCGGCTGCTCGACGACGAGGTCGCCGCGCTCGGCGCCGAGTACCCGTGGGCGCCCGTCGACGAGATCCGCGCCCTGTTCGAACGCATGGCGCTGGCAGGCGAGTTGCCCCAGTTCTTCACCCCGGACGCGTACACCCGGCACCTCGTGAAGCGGACGAAGGCCGGCGCGTGAGCGGGGGCATCCGGCGCGTCGGGGTGGTCGGCGGCGGGCAGATGGGGGCCGGGATCGCCGAGATGTGCGCACGGGCCGGGCTCGACACCGTGGTCTGCGAAGTGGACGCGCTCGCGGCCCGCGCGGCACGGGAGCGGGTGGCGGCATCACTCGACCGCGCGGTGCGCCGCGGCAAGCTGGAGGAGGCCGCGGCGCGGGACGCCCTCGCCCGCATGGTCTTCAGCGGCAGCCTGGACGATCTCGCCGACCGGCAGCTCGTCGTCGAGGCGGTCGTCGAGAACCCGGCCGCCAAGGCCGGAGTCTTCGCCACGCTCGACAAGATCGTCGAGGACCCGGAGGCGGTGCTGGCGACCAACACCTCCTCACTCCCCGTCATGCGGCTCGGCATGGCGACCGGCCGGGCCGACCGGGTCGTGGGCCTGCACTTCTTCAACCCGGTGCCGGTGCTGCCCCTGGTGGAGGTCGTGACCTCGCTGCACACGTCGGGGACGACCGTCGCCGCCGTCGAGGACTTCGCGGTCCGCGCGCTCGGCAAGACCGTCATCCGCTCCCAGGACCGGGCAGGCTTCGTCGTCAACGCCCTGCTCATCCCGTACCTGCTGTCCGCGGTCCGGATGGCGGAGTCCGGTTTCGCCACCGCCGCCGACATCGACACGGGCATGGAGCTGGGCTGCGCCCACCCCATGGGCCCACTGAAACTGGCAGACCTGATCGGGCTGGACACGGTCGCCTCGATCGCCGAGTCGCTCTACGACGAGTTCAGGGAACCCCTCTACGCCCCTCCCCCGCTGCTCCAGCGGATGGTGGAGGCGGGACTGCTCGGCCGGAAGACCGGCCGCGGGTTCCACGTCTACGACCAGGACTGAGGGCCTGGTACGACGCGGGCCGAGGGGCCCGCGTCGCCGCCGGGAGTGAGGGTTCCCGCGCGGCGGACACAGGGGAAGGGCGGGAAGCGCGGATGCGGCGCGCTTCCCGCCCTGTGGCGTTGCGAGCCCAGGCACGCTCGGGGAGCTCGGGGATCTCAGGGAACTCCCGGCACTCGGAGATCTCAGGGAACTCCCGGCACTCGGGGAGCTCGGGGCACTCCGGCACTCGGGTGTCCCATTTCACCATCCGAATGACGGACGCCGTCCGTCCCTCCGCGGTGCCACCCCGTAGGCTGGCCGGTGCAGCTGGTTCGCCCCGCCCTCCAGGTGGGATGCGTCGCAAGAGGGAACCCGGTGGGAATCCGGGACTGCCCCGCAGCGGTGAGTGGGAACGACCGCCGTCATCCGCACTGGGCCCGACGAACGGGGCCTGGGAAGCGACGGCCAGTAGATGTCCTCCGGTCAGGAGGACGTGCCCGCGAGTCCGAAGACCTGCCAACTGCCCGCGCGCGGACACCTCGTGCGCGGACATCCCGGTGACCTCGAGGGCGGTCGGCGTACATACCAGGCGGACGACCGTGCCCATCCGCGCACGCTCCGACCGTCGGGTTCGTCACCCCTTCGCGCTCTCGTCCCGTCCCCGGGACCCCAGGGATTCATCTCGCGAAGGAGATCTCCGTGACCACGAAGTCCGCAGCCGCGGCAGCACGGGCCACCGTGTACGGCTACCCCCGCCAGGGCCCGAACCGGGAACTGAAGAAGGCGATCGAGGGCTACTGGAAGGGCCGCGTCACGCCCGACGCCCTGCGCACCACGGCCGCCGAACTGCGCGCCGCCAACTGGCGTCAGCTGGCCGACGCCGGCATCCACGAGGTCCCGACGGGCGACTTCTCGTACTACGACCACGTCCTGGACACCACCGTCATGGTCGGCGCGATCCCAGAGCGGCACCGGGACGCCGTCACGGCCGACACAGTCGACGGCTACTTCGCCATGGCCCGCGGCACGCAGGACGTGGCACCGCTGGAGATGACGAAGTGGTTCGACACGAACTACCACTACCTGGTCCCGGAGTTGGGCCCGGACACCGTCTTCACGGCCGACTCGGCCAAGCAGGTCGCCGAGCTGAAGGAGGCCCTGGCGCTGGGCCTGACCGCCCGCCCCGTCCTGGTCGGCCCGGTCACCTACCTGCTGCTCGCCAAGCCCGCCCCCGGTGCGCCCGCCGCCTTCGAGCCGCTGACGCTCCTGGACCGTCTGTTGCCGGTGTACGCCGAGGTTCTCGCCGACCTGCGCGCGGCCGGCGCCGAGTGGGCACAGCTCGATGAGCCCGCACTCGTGCAGGACCGCACCCCGGCCGAGCTGAACGCCGCCGAGCGCGCCTACCGCGATCTGGGTGCCCTCACCGACCGCCCGAAGCTGCTGGTTGCCTCGTACTTCGACCGGCTCGGCGACGCCCTGCCGGTGCTGGCGAAGGCCCCCGTCGACGGGCTGGCACTGGACTTCACCGAGTCCGCCGCCGCCAACCTCGACGCGCTCGCCGCCGTCGGCGGACTGCCCGGCAAGCGCCTGGTCGCCGGCGTGGTCAACGGCCGCAACATCTGGGTCAACGACCTGGAGAAGTCCCTGTCCACCCTGGGCACCCTGCTCGGGCTGGCCGACCGGGTCGACGTGGCCGCCTCCTGCTCACTGCTCCATGTGCCCCTGGACACGGGCCTGGAGCGGGACATCGAGCCACAGGTCCTGCGCTGGCTGGCCTTCGCGAGGCAGAAGACCGCCGAGATCATCACCCTCGCCAAGGGCCTCGCGCAGGGCACCGACACCATCGCCGCCGAACTCGCCGCCAACCGGGCCGATCTGACGTCCCGCGCCGGCTCGCCGATCACCCGCGACCCGGCCGTCCGGTCCAGGGCGGCGGCGGTCACCGACGCGGACACCCGCCGCTCACAGCCGTACGGCGAACGGGCCGCCGCACAGCGCGC is a window from the Streptomyces sp. NBC_00299 genome containing:
- a CDS encoding M56 family metallopeptidase — encoded protein: MGVFVFLPLVLPLTAWPIARLAEQHLHPRTATRLLTAVAAVMAVCSTVCLGLAMVVGTAQLPGNPLPDGWSDPEVRAAVPYDEIVGKAAIPALCAVVVACGRTLWRHGRVRRHAHRALAGLPGTGVVVLPDEMPYAYALPGGRRDRVVVTTGLLDRLEPAERRALFAHERAHLAARHHRFLLAVQLAARANPFLRPLRTAVSYTAERWADEEAARAVGSRRTVASAIGKAALVSRGTPLATLAGFAAPGPVPRRVAALLGPAPQGRRWPSLFTSVGLAAWCAAAGTAVSAMSSANSAVTMVLILRAATPL
- a CDS encoding BlaI/MecI/CopY family transcriptional regulator, producing the protein MADDRQRSRRRGQGELEALVLSALREADGPATAGWVQERLGGDLAYTTVITILTRLLAKGAVTRERAGRSFAWTSASDEAGLAAHRMRRVLDAESDRGAVLASFVTGLRPDDERLLRELLGQSRSEPGGSRSEGDN
- a CDS encoding TerD family protein, with the protein product MGVSLSKGGNVSLSKEAPGLTAVLVGLGWDVRTTTGTDYDLDASALLLNASGKVPSDRHFVFYNNLTSPDGSVEHTGDNLTGEGEGDDESVKVELAAVPADVDRIVFPVSIHDAENRGQSFGQVRNAFIRIVNQAGGAEIARYDLSEDASTETAMVFGELYRHGAEWKFRAVGQGYASGLAGIAADFGVDV
- a CDS encoding twin-arginine translocase TatA/TatE family subunit; protein product: MFGLSELVIILLVVIAVLCAKKLPELARSAGKSARILKSEARAMKDEDAPGAPRVIPGETVAPEGPRPQSSGAP
- a CDS encoding superoxide dismutase, with the translated sequence MAVYTLPELPYDYASLAPVISPEIIELHHDKHHAAYVKGANDTLEQLAEARDKESWGSINGLEKNLAFHLSGHILHSIYWHNMTGEGGGEPLEKDGVGELADAIAESFGSFANFKAQLSKASATTQGSGWGVLAYEPLSGRLIVEQVYDHQGNIGQGSTPILVFDAWEHAFYLQYRNQKVDFIEAMWQVVNWQDVAKRYAAAKERGNSLLLAP
- a CDS encoding HoxN/HupN/NixA family nickel/cobalt transporter, which gives rise to MTRKEWANLGGMAAFILVLHVIGWFTLVVVVAPEHYSLGSKTFGIGIGVTAYTLGMRHAFDADHIAAIDNTTRKLMSEGQRPLSVGFWFSLGHSSIVFALALLLSLGVKALADPVQNDDSALHSVTGWIGTTVSGTFLYLIAVINIVIMAGVWKVFRRMRTGHFDEAALEDQLNNRGFMNRLLVRLIKSITKPWQMYPLGMLFGLGFDTATEIALLVLAGSGAASGLPWYAILCLPLLFAAGMSLLDTIDGSFMNFAYGWAFSKPVRKVYYNLTITGLSVAVALIIGTVELLGLIAEQADLHGPFWDWVSGLDLNVIGYVIVGLFFATWALALVVWKAGRIEEKWTAGLAPPAQPGSGSSDTALRHGPGPRPNA
- the tsaD gene encoding tRNA (adenosine(37)-N6)-threonylcarbamoyltransferase complex transferase subunit TsaD yields the protein MGRKASPIVLGIESSCDETGAGLVQDGRLLGHAIASSMDEHARYGGVVPEIAARAHVHAVRPVVQQALDGAGLRLCDIGAVAVTTGPGLSGALQVGLAGAKGIAYALGVPLYGVHHLAGHVAADTLEHGPLPDPCMVLIVSGGHTSLLLVRDLARDPIVHLGDTLDDAAGECFDKVARVFGLPYPGGPAIDRAARVGDPRAVPFPRPLTGPRDEPYDFSFSGLKTAAARWAEGHAGPELPVAGGAASLQEAIADVLTRKAVAACVEHGVGTLVVVGGVAANSRVRSLAEERCRAAGVKLRVPPLRLCTDNGAMIAAVGDLLVRAGAGPAPLDVSIDPSAPLEYAALHPVAAIAKAVAA
- a CDS encoding GNAT family N-acetyltransferase, which encodes MNPVVRVFKGADLLAHSAALRAVYLDAFSGPPWNEGEEYAVEFAKRLTLDVRRPGFTAALALAGQEALGFATAWTTPNPLPTDRCYPQAAAGLGPDRSVDWLCGAREVDELAVRGATRGTGLAADLLEAVTADAPEGRSWLLTSVRSGRAMSFYRRHGWTQATHPSPDGTGIVVFLSPRHPARSQAAPPLTQASSSPASRRPSAASPGTAPPAG